From Deltaproteobacteria bacterium HGW-Deltaproteobacteria-4, one genomic window encodes:
- a CDS encoding 30S ribosomal protein S9, giving the protein MAEQKFYATGKRKTSIARVWIKPGTGAIIVNTRPVEEYFGRETSQMVVRQPLELTDNVGKFDVVATVLGGGPSGQAGAVKHGITKALLEVNPELRAVLKKAGFITRDSRIKERKKYGKAAARRSFQFSKR; this is encoded by the coding sequence TTCGATTGCCCGTGTTTGGATTAAACCTGGAACCGGGGCGATTATTGTCAATACCCGTCCGGTTGAAGAATATTTTGGTCGTGAGACCTCGCAGATGGTGGTTCGCCAGCCTCTCGAACTAACTGACAATGTCGGAAAGTTTGATGTTGTTGCGACGGTTCTCGGTGGCGGTCCTTCCGGGCAGGCCGGTGCAGTCAAGCACGGTATCACCAAGGCTCTGCTGGAAGTGAATCCGGAATTGCGCGCCGTCCTCAAGAAGGCCGGATTTATCACTCGTGACAGCCGTATCAAAGAGCGTAAGAAATACGGGAAGGCAGCTGCCCGTCGCAGCTTCCAGTTCTCGAAGCGTTAA